A genomic stretch from Lathyrus oleraceus cultivar Zhongwan6 chromosome 2, CAAS_Psat_ZW6_1.0, whole genome shotgun sequence includes:
- the LOC127119492 gene encoding agamous-like MADS-box protein AGL30, translating into MGRVKLKIKKLENTNGRQSTYAKRKNGIMKKASELSILCDIDIILLMFSPGGKPSLCTGRRSNFEEVMAKFTQLTSQERAKRKLESLEALKKTFKKLDHDVVIQDFYGTSSQTVEDLNDEAKQLHSRISQIHERLRHWNDIEKISGVDELGQMENSLKESLNQIHTHKENVQKQQLASLQCNNQFNELHVPYKMSTQQQFQSFPWMVNGDSQNIVLPEEPNLLLHKDVEGSTSSSFGSYASYLGSSTKPNLSNSGQENCVLSDMSNNTTAAPVRLPFSGQFSYIPNNFNIMNDMKLQPATTAMNNNNNNNPHENQVDNYHVNGNFEAPKQGFEQSNHHGWTSNSGPCAVNIFDENLYPQPNFPQVHFGFT; encoded by the exons ATGGGGAGGGTGAAACTAAAGATAAAGAAGTTGGAGAACACAAATGGTCGACAATCAACCTATGCAAAAAGAAAAAACGGAATAATGAAGAAAGCCAGTGAATTATCTATATTGTGTGATATAGATATTATTCTACTCATGTTTTCTCCCGGTGGAAAACCTTCATTATGCACAGGGAGACGCAG CAACTTTGAGGAGGTGATGGCAAAGTTTACTCAACTAACCTCACAAGAAAGGGCAAAGAG AAAATTGGAGAGTCTTGAA GCACTAAAGAAAACATTTAAGAAGTTAGATCATGACGTGGTTATTCAAGACTTTTATGGTACAAG CAGTCAAACCGTTGAG GATTTGAACGATGAAGCTAAGCAATTACATAGCCGTATCTCCCAAATACACGAGCGACTAAG ACATTGGAATGACATTGAGAAAATTAGTGGTGTTGATGAATTGGGACAGATGGAAAATTCACTCAAAGAGTCTCTTAATCAAATTCATACTCACAAG GAAAATGTACAAAAACAACAACTAGCATCACTTCAATGCAATAACCAG TTCAATGAATTGCATGTTCCCTATAAAATGAGTACTCAACAGCAATTTCAATCTTTTCCATGGATGGTTAACGGTGATAGTCAGAATATAGTACTTCCTGAAGAACCAAACTTGCTTCTCCACAA AGATGTAGAGGGCTCAACAAGCTCATCATTTGGAAGCTATGCAAGTTATCTTGGCTCAAGCACCAAACCAAACTTATCAAATTCAGGTCAAGAAAATTGTGTTCTTAGTGACATGAGCAATAATACTACAGCAGCTCCTGTGAGATTGCCATTCAGTGGACAGTTTTCATACATTCCAAACAATTTCAacataatgaatgatatgaagCTTCAACCAGCAACAACAGCgatgaataataataataataataatccacATGAAAACCAAGTAGATAATTATCATGTCAATGGAAACTTTGAAGCACCTAAACAAGGGTTTGAACAATCTAACCACCATGGTTGGACTTCAAACTCAGGTCCTTGTGCTGTTAATATCTTTGATGAAAATTTGTATCCACAGCCAAATTTTCCACAAGTGCATTTTGGCTTCACATAG
- the LOC127119491 gene encoding protein SRG1, whose amino-acid sequence MSKLGTSLLVPSVQDLAKQLNTKVPEQYIHPNQDPIVVSNTSSLQQVPLIDLSKLLSEDELEVEKLDHACKEWGFFQLINHGVNPSIVENVKIGVQEFLSLPAEEKKRFWQTPDDLEGFGQLFVVSENQKLEWADLFFMATLPSSARNPRLFPNIPQPFRDDLETYCLELKKVCITIIEHMEKALKVEPNEMLELFENINQSMRMNLYPPCPQPENVIGLNPHSDAEALTILLQANDIEGLQIRKDGQWISITPLTNAFVVNVGDILEIMTNGIYRSIEHRATVNSKKERISIAAFHRPQMSKVIGPTPSLVTSEKPALFKTITMEDYYKAFFSRKLLGKSCLDVVRIQNENEGNHAGIYHKNKETKEEKKASM is encoded by the exons ATGTCCAAGCTTGGAACCTCATTATTGGTGCCTTCTGTCCAAGATCTTGCAAAGCAACTCAACACAAAAGTTCCAGAACAATATATTCATCCAAATCAAGACCCTATTGTTGTATCAAATACAAGTTCTTTACAACAAGTTCCACTCATTGACCTAAGTAAATTGTTGTCTGAAGATGAACTTGAGGTAGAGAAGCTAGATCATGCTTGTAAAGAATGGGGATTCTTCCAG CTGATTAATCATGGAGTCAATCCTTCAATAGTGGAAAATGTGAAGATAGGTGTTCAAGAGTTTCTTAGTCTTCCGGCGGAAGAGAAGAAGAGATTTTGGCAGACCCCCGACGACTTAGAGGGTTTTGGTCAATTGTTTGTTGTATCTGAGAATCAAAAGTTAGAATGGGCAGACTTATTCTTCATGGCGACTCTTCCTTCGTCTGCAAGGAATCCTCGCTTATTTCCTAATATTCCCCAACCGTTCAG AGATGATTTAGAGACCTATTGTTTAGAGTTGAAGAAAGTTTGCATCACAATCATCGAACATATGGAAAAAGCTCTTAAAGTTGAACCAAATGAAATGCTAGAGTTGTTTGAAAATATAAATCAATCAATGAGGATGAATCTCTACCCTCCTTGTCCACAACCAGAAAATGTCATTGGACTGAATCCTCATTCCGATGCTGAGGCCTTAACAATCCTTCTCCAAGCTAATGACATTGAAGGTCTCCAAATTAGGAAAGATGGACAATGGATTTCTATTACACCACTCACCAATGCTTTTGTCGTAAACGTCGGAGACATTTTAGAG ATTATGACGAACGGAATTTATCGGAGTATCGAACATCGAGCTACAGTTAACTCAAAGAAAGAGAGGATTTCTATTGCTGCATTTCACAGACCCCAAATGAGCAAAGTTATAGGTCCAACACCAAGTCTTGTTACTTCTGAAAAGCCAGCATTGTTCAAAACAATTACTATGGAAGATTACTACAAAGCATTCTTTTCGCGCAAGCTACTAGGGAAATCATGCCTTGATGTTGTGAGAATCCAAAATGAGAATG AAGGAAATCATGCAGGAATATACCATAAAAACAAGGaaacaaaagaagaaaaaaaagcTTCTATGTGA